The Phocoena sinus isolate mPhoSin1 chromosome 17, mPhoSin1.pri, whole genome shotgun sequence genome contains a region encoding:
- the ZHX1 gene encoding zinc fingers and homeoboxes protein 1 has protein sequence MASRRKSTTPCMVLASEQDPDLELISDLDEGPPVLTPVENTRAESISSDEEVHESVDSDNQQNKKVEGGYECKYCTFQTPDLNMFTFHVDSEHPNVVLNSSYVCVECNFLTKRYDALSEHNLKYHPGEENFKLTMVKRNNQTIFEQTINDLTFDGSFVKEENSEQAESTEVSSSGISISKTPIMKMMKNKVENKRITVHHNSVEDVPEEKENEIKPDREGTVENPSSSASESNTSTSIVNRIHPNTASTVVTPAAVLPGLAQVITAVSAQQNSNLIPKVLIPVNSIPTYNAALDNNPLLLNTYNKFPYPTMSEITVLSAQAKYTEEQIKIWFSAQRLKHGVSWTPEEVEEARRKQFNGTVHTVPQTITVIPTHISTGSNGLPSILQTCQIVGQPGLVLTQVAGTNTLPVAAPIALTVAGVPNQTNAQKSQPPATQPTAETKPAAAGAPSSQLVKNETAVANPDAFGVRAKKTKEQLAELKVSYLKNQFPHDSEIIRLMKITGLTKGEIKKWFSDTRYNQRNSKSNQCLHLNNDSSATIIIDSSDETTESPTVVTSQQKQSWNPFPDFTPQKFKEKTAEQLRALQASFLNSSVLSEEELNRLRAQTKLTRREIDAWFTEKKKSKALKEEKGEIEESNAGSSKEETGETSPGDESSAPKSGSTGKICKKTPEQLHMLKSAFVRTQWPSPEEYDKLAEESGLARTDIVSWFGDTRYAWKNGNLKWYYYYQSANSSSMNGLSSLRKRGRGRPKGRGRGRPRGRPRGSKRMNNWDRGPSLIKFKTGTAILKDYYLKHKFLNEQDLDELVNKSHMGYEQVREWFAERQRRSELGIELFEENEEEDEVIDDQEEDEEETDDSDTWEPPRHVKRKLSKSDD, from the coding sequence ATGGCAAGCAGGCGAAAATCCACAACACCCTGCATGGTCCTTGCCAGTGAACAGGATCCAGACCTCGAGCTGATATCAGATCTGGATGAAGGTCCTCCTGTACTTACACCTGTAGAAAACACCAGAGCAGAGAGTATCTCAAGTGATGAAGAAGTTCATGAATCCGTAGACTCTGAcaatcagcaaaataaaaaagttgaAGGTGGCTATGAATGTAAATATTGTACTTTTCAAACTCCAGATCTAAATATGTTTACTTTTCATGTGGATTCAGAACATCCCAATGTAGTGCTAAATTCATCCTATGTTTGTGTCGAATGCAATTTTCTTACCAAAAGGTATGATGCACTTTCCGAGCATAATCTGAAATATCACCCGGGAGAAGAAAATTTCAAGTTGACTATGGTGAAACGAAATAACCAGACAATCTttgaacaaacaataaatgatctGACTTTTGATGGTAGTTTTGTTAAAGAGGAGAATTCAGAGCAAGCTGAATCGACAGAAGTTTCTTCTTCGGGAATATCTATCAGTAAAACTCCTATcatgaaaatgatgaaaaataaagtggAGAACAAACGGATTACAGTTCATCATAATTCAGTTGAGGACGttccagaagagaaagagaatgaaatcaaaCCAGACCGTGAAGGAACTGTGGAAAATCCAAGTTCTTCAGCTTCTGAATCGAATACAAGTACTTCCATTGTAAACAGAATACATCCAAATACTGCCAGCACAGTTGTGACCCCGGCAGCAGTTCTTCCTGGGTTAGCACAGGTTATCACTGCTGTATCAGCTCAGCAGAATTCCAATTTGATTCCCAAAGTCCTCATCCCTGTTAATAGCATTCCTACCTACAATGCTGCATTGGATAACAACCCCCTTTTGCTTAACACCTACAACAAATTCCCTTATCCAACAATGTCAGAAATTACTGTTCTTTCTGCCCAAGCAAAatatacagaggaacagatcaagATATGGTTTTCAGCCCAACGTCTAAAACATGGTGTTAGCTGGACTCCTGAGGAAGTAGAGGAGGCGAGAAGAAAACAATTCAACGGAACAGTCCACACTGTACCTCAGACCATAACGGTCATCCCCACCCACATTTCCACAGGGAGTAATGGTTTACCATCCATCTTACAGACATGCCAAATAGTTGGCCAGCCAGGTCTGGTCCTTACCCAAGTGGCCGGCACGAATACCTTGCCAGTAGCAGCACCTATAGCCTTGACAGTGGCAGGGGTTCCAAATCAAACAAACGCACAGAAAAGTCAGCCCCCGGCCACTCAGCCTACTGCAGAGACCaagccagcagcagcaggagcccCATCCTCTCAGCTTGTGAAAAATGAGACTGCAGTGGCGAACCCTGATGCGTTCGGCGTTCGGGCAAAAAAGACTAAAGAGCAACTGGCAGAATTAAAAGTTAGCTACCTAAAGAATCAGTTTCCCCATGATTCCGAAATTATCAGACTTATGAAAATCACAGGGCTGACAAAAGGAGAGATTAAAAAATGGTTTAGTGACACAAGGTACAACCAGAGAAATTCAAAGAGTAATCAGTGCTTACATCTCAACAATGATTCCTCCGCCACTATTATCATAGACTCCAGTGATGAAACCACGGAATCCCCAACTGTTGTTACTTCACAGCAGAAACAATCCTGGAATCCTTTTCCAGACTTTACTCCCCAAAAGTTTAAAGAGAAGACGGCAGAGCAGCTTCGTGCCCTACAGGCAAGTTTTCTCAACAGCTCCGTACTTTCAGAAGAAGAATTAAATAGGTTAAGAGCGCAAACCAAACTTACCAGAAGGGAAATTGATGCTTGGtttacagagaagaagaaatcaaaagctttaaaggaagagaaaggagaaatagaggaaAGCAATGCAGGTAGTTCCAAAGAAGAAACTGGAGAAACTTCTCCTGGAGATGAGTCTAGTGCACCTAAGTCAGGGAGTACGggcaaaatatgtaaaaaaacacCCGAGCAGTTGCACATGCTTAAAAGCGCATTTGTCCGAACACAGTGGCCGTCGCCAGAAGAGTATGACAAGTTGGCTGAAGAAAGTGGGCTTGCTAGAACAGACATAGTTAGTTGGTTTGGGGACACCCGTTATGCTTGGAAAAATGGAAACTTAAAATGGTACTACTACTATCAAAGCGCCAATTCAAGCAGTATGAACGGTCTGTCTTCTCTtagaaaaagggggagagggagacccaaaggaaggggaagaggaagaccTCGCGGGCGGCCCAGAGGAAGCAAGAGAATGAACAACTGGGACAGGGGGCCGTCCCTCATCAAATTTAAAACTGGAACTGCAATACTTAAGGATTATTACCTGAAGCACAAATTTCTTAATGAGCAAGACCTCGATGAACTTGTTAACAAATCACATATGGGCTACGAGCAGGTCAGAGAATGGTTTGCTGAAAGACAGAGAAGATCAGAGTTAGGTATAGAATTATTTGAGGAAAATGAGGAGGAAGATGAAGTTATTGATGATCAGgaagaggatgaagaagaaacagatgacAGTGACACTTGGGAACCCCCACGACATGTGAAGCGGAAGCTTTCTAAATCAGATGACTGA